A portion of the Agrobacterium tumefaciens genome contains these proteins:
- a CDS encoding IclR family transcriptional regulator has translation MDDEPDNLPENDGEKRSALIQSVSIAARFLDLLAKSDGALALGELAKRAGTGRSTAHRYLQSLVREGLVAQDPATGSYDLGPTALSIGVSALRRINPVETAGRQMKALASQIGASCGVAIWTDRGPTVVQWHRSASFSISTVALGDVLPLDNSACGLVFQAYLPPDRTAPVRKLQPPAFRGSRPDAKVLHAIRETGGAELNEHLFSALTGKAAPVFDAQGEICCVVTTVSFLATAETERHFQQLLEAAGKATAESGGS, from the coding sequence ATGGATGACGAGCCGGACAATCTGCCTGAAAACGACGGAGAGAAGCGCTCTGCCCTCATTCAGTCGGTCTCTATTGCTGCCCGTTTTCTCGACCTTCTGGCAAAATCGGACGGGGCGCTTGCACTCGGCGAACTCGCCAAACGCGCCGGCACAGGCCGTTCCACAGCTCATCGTTACCTGCAAAGCCTCGTGCGGGAGGGACTGGTGGCACAGGACCCTGCAACCGGCAGCTACGACCTCGGCCCAACCGCGCTCTCGATAGGCGTCAGCGCGCTCAGACGAATCAATCCGGTTGAAACCGCCGGTCGACAGATGAAAGCACTGGCCTCGCAGATCGGCGCCAGTTGCGGCGTGGCGATCTGGACCGATCGCGGCCCGACCGTGGTGCAGTGGCACAGGAGTGCCAGCTTCTCCATCAGCACCGTGGCGCTGGGGGATGTTTTGCCGCTGGATAACAGCGCCTGCGGGCTGGTTTTTCAGGCTTATTTGCCACCGGATAGGACAGCGCCGGTGCGCAAGCTGCAGCCGCCCGCCTTTCGCGGGTCCCGCCCAGACGCTAAAGTCCTGCACGCCATTCGTGAGACGGGCGGCGCGGAACTCAACGAACACCTGTTCTCCGCCCTGACCGGCAAGGCCGCCCCGGTTTTCGACGCGCAGGGCGAAATCTGTTGCGTCGTCACCACCGTTTCTTTCCTCGCGACCGCCGAGACCGAGCGGCACTTTCAGCAGCTTCTTGAAGCGGCCGGAAAGGCGACGGCAGAATCCGGCGGCTCGTAA